In Thermocrinis minervae, a single genomic region encodes these proteins:
- a CDS encoding amino acid permease — protein sequence MVIKELFRKKYYESECSVFEPKLGVLDLTSIGIGAIIGAGIFVITGKVAANYAGPAVVLSFILAGVTTAISALIYSELSTRYPVAGSAYSYTYATLGEILAWLVGWNLVLEYGLSVAAVSAGWSGYMRSILEKELGLSIPKVISGAYEPQKGTYFDLFAFLAVLVVFGLLYRGVKESARVNLFIVMVKLFTLGLFLATGLFFIGIDLSNLTPFIPPPGKNSMGEDAYGWFGILRAASIVIFAYLGFDAVSTVAEEAKNPTKTVPLGIMFAMLISTFLYISVSFTLTGIAPYKELDVAEPLAKAMYMHSHTLIGNIIAIGAIITITSVMITMGLGFTRVVYALARDGLLFSKLAEIHPKYKTPHVATLVGGLFIALIAGFVPLTQLAELVNVGTLFAYFTVGVAVLYLRLKKAPPCGYTVPMAYLLVPINLFLIMLVVSALPALTWKRFLLWCLIGMAIYILYGYKNARRQA from the coding sequence ATGGTTATCAAAGAGCTTTTTAGAAAAAAGTACTACGAAAGTGAATGTTCTGTCTTTGAACCCAAGCTTGGAGTCTTAGACCTGACGAGCATAGGCATCGGCGCTATAATAGGTGCCGGAATCTTCGTCATAACTGGTAAGGTAGCAGCTAACTATGCTGGTCCAGCTGTAGTTTTATCCTTTATTCTAGCTGGTGTAACAACAGCCATAAGTGCTCTTATATATTCAGAGCTCAGCACGCGCTATCCCGTGGCAGGAAGTGCCTACAGCTACACATACGCCACCCTTGGAGAAATCTTGGCTTGGCTGGTAGGGTGGAACCTTGTGCTAGAGTATGGACTCTCGGTAGCTGCCGTTTCTGCAGGATGGTCCGGATACATGCGTAGCATACTGGAAAAGGAGTTGGGTCTGAGTATACCTAAGGTTATATCCGGAGCCTACGAGCCACAAAAAGGTACTTACTTTGACCTCTTTGCCTTTTTGGCTGTCCTAGTTGTGTTTGGTCTCCTCTACAGGGGAGTGAAGGAATCTGCTCGTGTGAATCTATTCATAGTGATGGTAAAGCTCTTTACTCTAGGTCTTTTCTTGGCTACCGGACTTTTCTTCATAGGCATAGACCTTTCTAATCTTACACCTTTTATACCCCCTCCTGGTAAGAACAGCATGGGAGAGGATGCTTATGGATGGTTTGGTATCCTGAGAGCGGCTAGCATAGTCATATTTGCATACCTTGGGTTTGACGCTGTATCTACCGTGGCGGAAGAGGCTAAGAACCCCACAAAAACCGTGCCCTTAGGCATAATGTTCGCAATGCTCATAAGTACCTTCCTGTACATATCTGTTAGCTTTACTCTGACGGGCATTGCACCTTACAAAGAACTGGATGTGGCGGAACCTCTTGCCAAGGCTATGTACATGCACAGCCATACCTTGATAGGTAACATAATAGCCATAGGTGCCATCATAACCATAACGAGCGTGATGATAACCATGGGGCTTGGTTTTACAAGGGTTGTTTATGCCCTTGCCAGAGATGGATTACTCTTTAGTAAATTGGCAGAGATCCATCCTAAGTACAAGACACCCCATGTGGCCACATTGGTTGGAGGGCTTTTTATAGCCCTGATTGCTGGTTTTGTACCTCTCACACAGCTTGCCGAGCTTGTGAACGTAGGTACACTGTTTGCCTACTTTACGGTGGGTGTTGCAGTACTCTACCTTAGGCTCAAGAAAGCGCCGCCATGTGGCTACACAGTACCCATGGCTTACTTGCTAGTGCCCATAAATCTATTCCTAATAATGCTAGTTGTTTCTGCTCTTCCTGCTCTCACGTGGAAGAGGTTTTTGTTGTGGTGCCTTATAGGTATGGCCATATACATTCTGTATGGTTATAAAAACGCCAGGAGGCAGGCTTAG
- the mrdA gene encoding penicillin-binding protein 2, whose product MTRRRFFFLFILSLFLYMIVLVRLFYMQIIKGEYFKKLSTKNYLRLRVLYPERGYILDRNGVKLAYDVPRYMIFLDPQRLEDKTELENSLKTLKELFGLELSEEKLKTSLKGYQPIPIKKINTQEELDLFYNNSYKLQGFFVDILPERFYPMAETCAHVMGYVGYPTEQELAKYQGRIATQSLVGKAGIERVFDQELLGYVGGEEVMVDATGRPIKVLRRIEPRVGNTVVLTIDARIQKIAYDVFKESGHKAGGVLILHARTGEVLCLMSYPSYDPNRIADLWEEYIKDPYKPLFNRCLQAKYPPASVIKPALAIELLRRNTTQGVVCRGVFVLGNEDFFCWNRHGHGFQNIKEAIVNSCDVYFYYHGYYNLGPSGIEKTLRSFTYGEEIPFELKHSKGFIPNPRWKKEKLKQHWFGGDTVNMSIGQGYISATLLEQCLMMMGIANDGVIYTPTLVKEIRDPEGKTVWQNKRKVFKVVQTSLEHFALVREALRDVVRRGTATSAFSRIVDIAGKTGTAQVSPLSSKRKNLPYHLRDHAWFVGFAPYRDPIFIIGVIVEHGGSGGSAAAPIARRILERIYAEGINKEL is encoded by the coding sequence ATGACCAGAAGGAGGTTCTTCTTCCTTTTTATACTGTCCCTATTCCTATACATGATAGTACTTGTAAGACTCTTTTACATGCAGATCATAAAGGGAGAGTATTTTAAGAAACTCTCCACTAAAAACTACCTCAGATTAAGAGTTTTGTATCCCGAAAGGGGATACATACTAGACAGGAACGGAGTTAAGCTTGCTTACGATGTGCCAAGATACATGATATTCCTCGATCCACAAAGGTTAGAAGACAAAACAGAGCTAGAAAACAGTTTAAAAACACTTAAGGAGCTTTTCGGTTTAGAACTATCCGAGGAAAAGCTAAAGACATCTCTAAAAGGATACCAACCTATACCCATAAAGAAGATAAACACCCAGGAGGAGCTTGACCTCTTTTATAACAACAGCTACAAGCTACAGGGCTTTTTCGTGGATATACTACCAGAAAGGTTCTATCCTATGGCCGAGACATGTGCTCATGTGATGGGTTACGTAGGGTATCCTACCGAGCAGGAACTTGCTAAGTACCAAGGAAGAATAGCCACACAGAGCCTAGTGGGAAAGGCAGGAATAGAAAGAGTCTTTGATCAAGAACTCCTGGGTTATGTAGGAGGAGAGGAGGTAATGGTGGACGCCACAGGAAGACCCATAAAGGTTCTTAGGAGGATAGAACCCAGGGTAGGAAATACAGTGGTGCTTACCATAGACGCCCGCATACAAAAGATAGCCTACGATGTTTTCAAAGAGTCGGGACACAAAGCGGGGGGTGTTCTCATACTACATGCAAGGACTGGTGAAGTTCTGTGTCTTATGAGCTACCCTTCTTATGACCCAAACCGTATAGCAGACCTATGGGAAGAGTACATAAAGGATCCTTACAAACCCCTCTTCAACAGGTGCCTGCAAGCCAAGTATCCACCAGCTTCCGTTATAAAGCCAGCGCTAGCTATAGAGCTGTTAAGGAGAAACACCACACAGGGTGTAGTATGTAGAGGAGTGTTCGTGTTGGGGAACGAAGATTTCTTCTGTTGGAACAGACACGGCCATGGCTTCCAAAACATAAAAGAAGCTATAGTAAACTCCTGTGACGTTTACTTTTACTATCACGGTTACTATAACCTTGGACCTTCAGGCATAGAGAAAACCCTAAGATCCTTCACCTACGGTGAAGAAATCCCTTTTGAACTAAAACACAGCAAAGGCTTTATTCCCAACCCAAGATGGAAGAAAGAGAAGTTAAAACAACACTGGTTTGGTGGAGACACAGTAAACATGTCCATAGGACAAGGTTACATCTCAGCCACACTTCTTGAGCAGTGTCTTATGATGATGGGTATAGCTAACGATGGGGTTATATACACACCAACCCTGGTGAAGGAAATAAGAGATCCGGAGGGTAAGACCGTCTGGCAGAATAAAAGAAAAGTGTTTAAAGTTGTACAAACCAGCTTGGAACACTTCGCTTTGGTTAGGGAAGCTTTAAGGGATGTGGTAAGGCGTGGAACGGCCACTTCAGCCTTCTCAAGAATAGTAGACATAGCGGGTAAAACTGGGACAGCGCAGGTGTCTCCTCTAAGCTCCAAGAGGAAAAACCTTCCGTACCATCTGAGGGATCATGCATGGTTTGTTGGCTTTGCCCCCTACAGGGATCCTATCTTCATAATAGGAGTTATAGTAGAGCATGGAGGCTCGGGAGGATCTGCAGCCGCTCCCATAGCCAGAAGGATACTTGAAAGGATCTACGCGGAGGGTATAAACAAAGAGCTATGA
- a CDS encoding ribonucleoside-diphosphate reductase subunit alpha, whose product MHVIKRSGRKENLDISKIRVVIDFACKGLNVDPLELEADAHIQFREGITTKEIQQLLIRTAAEKISPQTPDWQYVAARLLLYDLYKDVGHLRGYKVKDKLNGRYKPYNPDSFYDLIKTYTEKGIYGEYLLENYTKDEIDELARYINPDRDLLFNYVGIKILCDRYLVRDEEGKIIELPQEMYMLIAMSLAVPEKKEDRIRWAKIFYDVLSKHEVSLATPTLMNARRPFTQLSSCFVLTVDDDLYDIFDNVQKAGMISKFAGGLGIYLGKIRATGAPIRKFKGASSGVLPVVKILNDVMVYVDQLGMRKGSASITLDIWHKDILDFLEVKTNVGDERKKAHDIHPAVSIPDLFMKRLRERLEGKEVYWTLLDPYYCKNVKDGKNLEDFYGEEFEELYQHLEKTLPDYAKRQVDPFELFKRLLSVIFETGEPYVFFRDTANKLNPNKHAGMVYSSNLCMEIVQNMSTTTHLEDKLLEDGTIIHKKKSGDVVVCNLGSINLGKVHTKEDLERVMPILVRMLDNVISINFYAIKEAEYTNKRYRAIGIGVSNYHYLLVKEGISWESEEHLKFANSLFERIAYYAIKSSMELAKERGKYPLFDGSDWSKGIFFGRTPEENQTMSTNGLDWIGLAEDVKKYGIRNAYLLALMPTGSTSLIIGATPSVDPIFAKFYKEENMSGILPQVPPEVDKYFWHYKSAYHIDQRWSIRAAAERQKWIDQAQSLNLFIDPENIDGPTLLSYYMMAWELGLKTVYYVRSRSLTDIEECESCSA is encoded by the coding sequence ATGCATGTAATCAAACGTTCTGGTAGAAAGGAGAACCTTGATATTTCAAAGATTAGAGTGGTCATAGACTTTGCATGTAAAGGGCTTAACGTAGACCCCCTTGAGCTCGAAGCGGACGCTCATATACAGTTCAGAGAAGGTATAACTACCAAGGAGATACAGCAGCTCCTCATAAGGACTGCTGCAGAGAAGATATCTCCACAAACTCCCGATTGGCAGTATGTAGCTGCGAGGCTCTTACTTTATGACCTTTACAAAGATGTAGGACATCTAAGAGGGTACAAAGTAAAGGACAAGCTAAACGGTAGGTACAAGCCATACAACCCTGATAGCTTCTACGACCTTATAAAAACTTACACTGAGAAGGGCATATATGGAGAGTACCTTCTCGAGAACTACACCAAGGATGAGATAGATGAGCTTGCGCGTTACATAAACCCTGATAGGGACCTGCTCTTTAACTATGTAGGTATAAAGATCCTGTGCGACAGGTACCTTGTTAGGGACGAAGAAGGAAAGATAATAGAGCTTCCTCAGGAGATGTACATGCTCATAGCCATGAGCCTTGCCGTACCTGAAAAGAAAGAAGATAGAATACGTTGGGCCAAGATCTTTTACGATGTTCTGTCCAAACACGAAGTTTCTTTAGCAACCCCCACACTCATGAACGCAAGAAGGCCTTTTACCCAACTCTCTTCTTGCTTTGTCCTGACAGTAGATGATGATCTTTACGACATATTTGACAACGTTCAAAAAGCTGGAATGATATCCAAGTTCGCAGGAGGCCTTGGCATATACCTAGGTAAGATTAGGGCAACTGGGGCTCCTATCAGGAAATTCAAGGGTGCAAGTTCGGGAGTTCTGCCCGTAGTCAAGATCCTTAACGACGTGATGGTTTACGTAGACCAGCTGGGAATGAGAAAAGGATCCGCATCCATTACACTAGACATATGGCATAAGGATATACTCGACTTCCTGGAGGTAAAGACTAACGTAGGAGATGAGAGAAAGAAGGCGCACGACATACACCCTGCAGTATCCATACCAGACCTGTTTATGAAAAGGCTAAGGGAAAGACTAGAGGGTAAGGAAGTCTATTGGACGCTGTTGGATCCTTACTACTGCAAGAACGTAAAAGATGGAAAGAACTTAGAAGACTTCTACGGAGAAGAGTTTGAAGAGCTCTACCAACATCTGGAAAAGACCCTACCAGATTACGCCAAAAGGCAGGTGGATCCTTTTGAACTTTTTAAAAGACTCCTGTCTGTAATTTTTGAAACAGGTGAACCCTATGTGTTCTTCAGGGATACAGCAAACAAACTAAACCCTAACAAACATGCAGGTATGGTCTACTCATCCAACCTATGTATGGAGATAGTTCAGAACATGTCTACGACTACTCACCTCGAAGACAAACTTTTAGAGGATGGTACCATAATACACAAAAAGAAATCTGGGGACGTGGTAGTATGTAACCTAGGGAGCATCAATCTAGGAAAGGTACACACTAAGGAAGATCTTGAAAGGGTCATGCCTATACTAGTGCGTATGCTTGACAACGTCATAAGTATAAACTTCTACGCCATAAAGGAAGCAGAGTACACCAATAAACGTTACAGAGCTATAGGTATAGGGGTTAGCAACTACCACTATCTGCTTGTAAAGGAAGGCATTTCCTGGGAGTCTGAAGAGCACCTTAAGTTTGCCAACTCCCTGTTCGAAAGGATAGCATACTACGCCATAAAGAGCTCTATGGAGCTTGCAAAAGAAAGGGGTAAGTATCCACTGTTTGATGGGTCAGACTGGTCTAAGGGCATATTCTTTGGAAGGACACCGGAAGAGAACCAAACTATGTCAACCAATGGACTAGATTGGATAGGACTTGCCGAAGATGTCAAAAAGTACGGAATTAGGAATGCTTACTTGCTTGCTCTAATGCCTACAGGTTCCACATCCCTGATAATAGGAGCTACCCCATCAGTAGACCCCATATTTGCAAAGTTCTACAAAGAGGAGAACATGTCCGGTATACTCCCGCAGGTACCACCCGAAGTAGACAAGTACTTCTGGCACTACAAGAGTGCCTACCACATAGACCAAAGGTGGTCCATACGCGCAGCTGCAGAAAGGCAGAAATGGATAGACCAAGCCCAATCTCTCAACCTCTTCATAGATCCTGAAAACATAGATGGACCCACACTGCTTAGCTACTACATGATGGCATGGGAGCTTGGACTCAAGACTGTCTACTACGTCAGGAGCAGGTCTTTAACGGACATAGAAGAATGCGAAAGCTGCAGCGCCTAA
- a CDS encoding septal ring lytic transglycosylase RlpA family protein — translation MIWFLFLVFISSCAVKVEEREKYLEVNCPKVIRTTARYCEYPKAFSNLVQTGSKVKVTNEENGKHITIAVFRREDVEGLCLPYRYSNYLGKDPFRARLEVERCGKEGIVRCPSYVEGYASWYGEPYHGRESAYGTVYNMMGMYAASRDLPLGTLLEVQNLENNKKVVVKVVDRGPLKDDRILDLSYGAAKELGMLGRGVIKIRAKVLRCGD, via the coding sequence ATGATTTGGTTTCTCTTCCTGGTGTTTATAAGCTCCTGTGCTGTCAAAGTGGAAGAAAGGGAAAAGTACTTGGAAGTAAACTGTCCAAAGGTTATCAGAACAACGGCCAGATACTGCGAATATCCAAAAGCTTTTAGCAACTTGGTACAAACAGGAAGCAAAGTGAAGGTAACAAACGAAGAGAATGGTAAGCATATAACCATAGCCGTGTTTAGGAGAGAAGATGTAGAAGGCTTGTGCCTACCTTATAGATACTCGAATTATCTTGGTAAGGATCCCTTCAGAGCCAGGCTAGAAGTAGAGAGGTGTGGCAAGGAAGGTATAGTTAGGTGTCCATCGTACGTCGAAGGATATGCAAGTTGGTATGGGGAGCCTTACCATGGAAGGGAGAGCGCGTACGGAACAGTGTATAACATGATGGGTATGTACGCAGCTTCCAGAGACCTTCCTCTAGGGACACTTCTGGAAGTACAGAACTTAGAAAACAATAAAAAGGTTGTGGTCAAGGTAGTAGACCGGGGACCTCTTAAAGATGACAGAATCCTCGACTTGTCTTACGGTGCTGCAAAGGAGTTGGGTATGTTGGGAAGGGGTGTCATCAAGATAAGAGCGAAAGTTTTAAGGTGTGGAGATTAA
- a CDS encoding slipin family protein codes for MRDFLEALPFFIIVGFILFGVIGIDFLKTLGGLIMGVPIIFFAAVFLLIVIISSIKIAKEYERAVVFRLGRVIGAKGPGLFILIPFIDQMVKVDLRTVTLDVPTQDVITKDNVSVSVDAVVYFRIVDPVKAVVSVENYMFATSQIAQTTLRSVCGAAELDELLSEREKLNLKLQEIIDKQTDPWGIKVIAVELKRIDLPEELRKAMARQAEAERERRAKVITAEAEYQAAKMLAEAAKVLASEPLAIQIRYLEAIQNVSTKPGNVVVLPIPVELLKHFLKDEVQGKG; via the coding sequence ATGAGAGATTTCTTAGAAGCTTTACCTTTCTTCATAATTGTAGGTTTTATACTGTTCGGAGTCATCGGTATTGATTTTTTAAAGACCTTGGGAGGGCTTATCATGGGTGTTCCTATAATCTTCTTCGCTGCCGTATTTCTCCTGATAGTAATCATTTCCTCTATAAAGATAGCCAAAGAGTATGAGAGGGCTGTAGTCTTTAGGTTAGGTAGAGTGATAGGTGCAAAGGGACCAGGACTCTTCATACTAATCCCCTTCATAGATCAGATGGTGAAGGTGGACCTCAGGACGGTAACCTTAGACGTTCCCACCCAGGATGTAATAACCAAGGACAACGTATCCGTGAGCGTGGATGCGGTAGTCTACTTTAGAATAGTGGATCCTGTAAAGGCTGTAGTGAGCGTAGAGAACTACATGTTTGCTACATCCCAGATAGCTCAGACTACTCTAAGGAGCGTATGCGGTGCTGCCGAGCTTGACGAACTACTCTCGGAAAGAGAGAAGCTAAACCTAAAGCTCCAAGAGATCATAGACAAGCAAACAGACCCCTGGGGCATAAAGGTGATAGCAGTAGAACTGAAGAGGATTGACCTCCCTGAAGAGTTAAGAAAAGCCATGGCAAGACAGGCGGAAGCGGAGAGGGAAAGACGGGCAAAGGTAATAACGGCCGAAGCTGAGTACCAGGCTGCTAAGATGTTGGCTGAAGCAGCTAAAGTTTTGGCTTCAGAGCCATTGGCCATACAGATAAGGTACCTAGAGGCCATTCAAAATGTAAGTACAAAACCAGGAAACGTGGTAGTGCTTCCTATCCCTGTGGAGCTTCTAAAGCACTTTCTAAAGGATGAAGTACAAGGTAAAGGTTAA
- a CDS encoding DUF58 domain-containing protein, which translates to MKYKVKVNAFGHIFIGITVFLGVAAVNTGNNLLYMVVSALLSFMLLSGIFSLQNIKGLSLTLIPPPEVYAGTPATFTLMIGSSKRIPSFLIGVSYDEDVLCYFPYVRESSEKKISLSFKSRGLHPSITFTIFSDFPVGMFRRYYTVEVPLNLVVFPKLLKVENFHVLHTATGKTKQSLEDTLQKGVEEFHSIKEYSGEPVKFIHWKLFAKTERLMVRKMVSEERKPIVLSLDMVEGNLEEKLSKLAYLCVKLTREGYPVGLRLGDVFLEPAYGERQKRRILTELALFKQSPRV; encoded by the coding sequence ATGAAGTACAAGGTAAAGGTTAACGCCTTCGGCCATATCTTCATAGGCATCACCGTCTTTTTAGGTGTCGCCGCCGTAAACACTGGGAACAACCTGCTCTACATGGTAGTGTCCGCCTTGCTCTCTTTCATGCTCTTGTCTGGTATCTTTTCCCTACAAAACATAAAAGGCCTGAGTCTTACACTTATACCACCACCTGAGGTGTATGCAGGTACACCCGCCACCTTTACCCTCATGATTGGCTCCTCCAAAAGGATACCCTCTTTCCTTATAGGTGTTTCCTACGACGAAGATGTTCTATGTTACTTTCCGTATGTGCGCGAAAGCTCAGAGAAAAAGATAAGCCTAAGTTTTAAGAGTAGGGGTTTACATCCCTCTATAACCTTTACCATCTTTTCAGATTTCCCCGTAGGCATGTTCAGGAGGTACTATACGGTAGAAGTGCCATTAAACTTGGTGGTCTTTCCAAAGCTACTGAAGGTTGAAAACTTTCACGTATTACATACGGCTACAGGTAAGACTAAACAGAGTCTGGAGGATACTCTTCAGAAGGGGGTTGAAGAGTTTCATTCAATCAAGGAGTATTCAGGAGAGCCTGTGAAGTTTATCCACTGGAAGCTCTTTGCTAAGACAGAAAGACTCATGGTAAGGAAGATGGTATCTGAAGAAAGAAAACCCATAGTCCTCTCTTTAGATATGGTAGAAGGTAACCTAGAAGAGAAACTCTCCAAGCTAGCTTACTTATGTGTAAAACTCACAAGAGAAGGCTATCCTGTGGGTTTAAGGCTTGGAGATGTATTTCTAGAGCCAGCTTATGGAGAAAGACAGAAGAGGAGGATCCTGACCGAGTTAGCCCTCTTCAAACAGAGCCCTCGGGTATGA
- a CDS encoding phosphate-starvation-inducible PsiE family protein has translation MQELVLKVYRIFIRIAFNVTLVILIVALFIGLARTTLELGLTVTEETVRLGFKELVTNVLSLVVVLELIRAFIDFFEYDRIRVDILMDVLLAFLTREFMLKLFEGKMSGLDVFLWSLGIGGVVLARMLSQIHKLK, from the coding sequence ATGCAAGAACTGGTTTTAAAAGTTTACAGAATCTTTATCCGCATCGCCTTTAACGTAACTCTGGTAATACTTATAGTTGCCCTCTTTATAGGTCTTGCAAGGACTACACTAGAATTGGGTTTAACCGTAACAGAGGAAACGGTTAGACTAGGTTTTAAAGAGCTTGTAACAAATGTGCTATCACTTGTTGTAGTTCTTGAACTAATAAGAGCTTTTATAGACTTCTTTGAGTACGACAGAATAAGGGTTGATATACTTATGGATGTTCTGCTTGCATTCCTTACCAGAGAATTTATGCTGAAGCTCTTTGAGGGGAAAATGTCTGGTCTGGACGTGTTTTTATGGTCCTTGGGCATAGGCGGCGTCGTTCTTGCACGTATGCTTAGCCAGATTCATAAGCTAAAATGA
- the pheA gene encoding prephenate dehydratase codes for MESIKDLRAQIDKIDEEILRLLNERARIAKIIGEAKRKEGVHLHSPEREREVLERVIRLNKELYSEQIPSKAVAHIFREIMSMCLSLERNGGIRVAYLGPKATFTHQAALEYFGLSANYVMVNTIRDVFVEVETDRVDYGVVPVENTTEGVVNYTLDMFLEYNTKIVGEVVIPIKLNLLSTRLDLEGIRKVYSHGHALAQCRNWLEKNLPHATLIETESTAKACEIVLEQDDAAAIASEAAAYTYHLNILAQNIQDGSNNYTRFLVIGKREVKRTGKDKTSLLFAVKHQAGALYRALESFYVHGINLTKIESRPSKKKAWDYVFFADIEGHVEDEPVRKALSMLEDRTQMVKVLGSYPRALFEEG; via the coding sequence ATGGAGAGTATAAAAGATTTACGTGCCCAGATAGACAAGATAGATGAAGAGATATTAAGACTGCTCAACGAGAGAGCTAGGATCGCTAAGATCATAGGGGAGGCAAAGAGGAAAGAAGGTGTTCATCTCCACTCTCCAGAGAGGGAGAGAGAAGTTTTAGAGAGGGTTATAAGGTTAAACAAGGAGCTATACTCGGAGCAGATACCATCCAAGGCAGTGGCCCACATCTTTAGAGAGATCATGTCTATGTGTCTATCTTTGGAAAGGAATGGGGGCATAAGGGTGGCCTACCTAGGTCCTAAGGCTACCTTTACGCATCAGGCGGCCTTGGAGTACTTTGGTCTTTCGGCCAACTATGTGATGGTCAACACTATAAGGGATGTCTTTGTTGAGGTAGAAACTGATAGGGTAGACTACGGAGTGGTGCCTGTAGAAAACACCACTGAAGGTGTTGTGAACTATACGCTAGATATGTTTTTGGAGTACAACACTAAGATAGTGGGGGAAGTAGTCATCCCAATAAAGCTAAACCTCCTCTCCACTCGCCTGGACTTGGAAGGGATAAGAAAAGTTTACTCTCATGGACACGCGCTTGCTCAGTGTAGAAACTGGCTTGAGAAGAACTTACCTCACGCAACGCTCATAGAGACTGAAAGCACAGCCAAAGCCTGCGAAATCGTCTTAGAGCAGGATGATGCAGCTGCTATAGCCAGTGAGGCAGCCGCCTATACGTACCATCTCAACATACTGGCTCAGAACATTCAAGATGGATCTAACAACTACACTAGGTTCCTGGTGATAGGAAAGAGAGAGGTCAAGAGGACAGGCAAAGACAAGACCTCTCTTCTGTTTGCCGTAAAGCATCAAGCTGGAGCTCTGTATAGGGCTCTTGAAAGCTTCTACGTGCATGGCATAAACCTCACTAAGATAGAATCAAGACCTTCTAAGAAGAAGGCGTGGGACTATGTGTTTTTTGCGGATATAGAAGGTCATGTGGAGGATGAACCAGTACGTAAGGCCTTAAGCATGTTAGAAGATAGGACGCAGATGGTCAAGGTCTTAGGATCATACCCGAGGGCTCTGTTTGAAGAGGGCTAA